One stretch of Bacteroidota bacterium DNA includes these proteins:
- a CDS encoding MtnX-like HAD-IB family phosphatase, whose product MQNQLTYTVFTDFDGTIAVNDIGDAVFERFGDVDVCTKSFQAYRTGAIDARDCWRQGFATIQSVTKDEFTRFALTYPADTHFASFVEFCEQHRIPLTVLSDGYDAYIDPVLEREGLGRLTRFSNKLQFNNNGTVEPIFPFTDSECKRCANCKRNHILTKSSDNQVIVYIGDGVSDRCPVQYADIVFAKDSLVSFCETHNITFHRFESFSDILKTFRTMVEAVKPRKRRTAELARKEVFMGE is encoded by the coding sequence ATGCAAAACCAATTGACATATACTGTGTTTACGGATTTCGACGGAACGATCGCGGTGAACGATATTGGTGATGCAGTGTTTGAACGGTTTGGTGATGTTGATGTCTGTACGAAAAGTTTTCAAGCATATCGTACGGGAGCGATTGATGCTCGTGATTGTTGGAGACAGGGATTTGCGACGATACAATCTGTTACCAAAGATGAATTTACTCGATTTGCACTAACGTATCCGGCAGATACTCACTTTGCATCCTTTGTAGAATTTTGTGAGCAGCATCGTATTCCGTTGACAGTGTTGAGCGACGGTTATGATGCATATATCGATCCGGTATTGGAGCGTGAAGGATTAGGTCGTCTTACTCGATTTTCGAACAAACTCCAGTTTAATAACAACGGAACAGTTGAACCAATTTTTCCGTTTACGGATTCTGAATGTAAACGGTGCGCGAATTGTAAGCGAAATCATATCCTGACAAAATCGAGTGACAATCAGGTGATCGTTTATATCGGTGATGGTGTTTCAGACCGTTGTCCGGTACAATATGCGGATATTGTCTTCGCAAAAGATTCACTTGTTAGTTTTTGCGAAACACATAACATCACGTTTCATCGATTTGAAAGTTTTTCTGATATACTGAAAACGTTTCGTACGATGGTGGAAGCAGTAAAACCACGGAAGCGTCGTACGGCAGAACTTGCACGCAAAGAAGTTTTTATGGGGGAATGA
- a CDS encoding type II toxin-antitoxin system RelE/ParE family toxin produces MAKFAILFTRSARKELENLPNAAVERILASISKLSSEPFPGGCKKLKGEKHIWRIRVDDYRIIYSVYPDMLVIDIIRIRHRREVYN; encoded by the coding sequence GTGGCTAAGTTTGCGATTCTTTTTACACGTTCTGCACGAAAAGAGTTGGAAAATTTGCCAAATGCTGCAGTCGAAAGAATTCTCGCTTCAATTTCGAAACTTTCCTCGGAACCATTTCCCGGCGGGTGCAAGAAGCTTAAAGGTGAAAAGCATATTTGGAGGATTCGAGTTGACGATTACCGGATAATTTATTCTGTATACCCTGATATGTTGGTTATTGATATTATTCGGATCCGTCATCGAAGAGAAGTTTATAATTAA
- the tpiA gene encoding triose-phosphate isomerase: MRTKIIAGNWKMNNDIAQSTELINGLKSLVASAKSTVIICPPFTSLSIAHQLIANTNIKLGAQDVSLYDSGAYTGEISLSMLKSVGCSYVIVGHSERRQYHHETNEVINQKAKKVLAGGLIPIICIGETLEEREKNITSQVLTTQVKGVLAGLPAADIEKSIVAYEPVWAIGTGKTASKEQAEEAHQLIRNVIGQLYSAAVAEKVIIQYGGSVKADNAKELLSQPNIDGALVGGACLKAESFAAIISAV; this comes from the coding sequence ATGAGAACAAAAATCATCGCCGGCAATTGGAAAATGAATAACGATATTGCACAATCGACTGAATTGATTAATGGATTAAAATCATTAGTTGCATCTGCGAAATCGACTGTCATCATCTGTCCACCATTTACTTCTCTCAGTATTGCTCATCAACTTATTGCAAACACAAATATTAAACTTGGTGCTCAGGATGTTTCGCTTTATGACAGCGGAGCATACACAGGAGAGATCTCCCTATCAATGTTAAAATCTGTCGGTTGTTCATATGTTATTGTTGGACATTCCGAACGCCGACAGTATCATCACGAAACAAATGAAGTGATCAACCAAAAGGCAAAAAAAGTATTGGCTGGCGGACTCATTCCCATTATTTGTATCGGGGAAACGTTGGAAGAACGCGAAAAGAATATCACCAGTCAAGTGTTGACAACGCAAGTGAAGGGAGTCCTTGCCGGACTACCTGCTGCGGATATTGAAAAATCGATCGTTGCTTACGAGCCTGTCTGGGCGATCGGTACCGGAAAGACCGCCTCCAAAGAACAAGCCGAAGAAGCACACCAGCTAATTCGTAATGTGATTGGTCAGTTATATTCTGCAGCTGTGGCAGAGAAAGTTATCATCCAATATGGTGGAAGTGTAAAGGCTGACAATGCCAAAGAACTTCTTTCTCAACCCAACATTGATGGTGCATTGGTAGGTGGAGCTTGTTTAAAGGCTGAATCATTCGCTGCAATTATCTCAGCAGTGTAA
- the gatB gene encoding Asp-tRNA(Asn)/Glu-tRNA(Gln) amidotransferase subunit GatB — protein MSIYDKYEAVIGLEVHAQLSTKSKIFCGCSTEFGNSPNSNVCPVCLGMPGVLPVLNKQVVEFAIRLGLATHCSITPKSVFARKNYFYPDLPKGYQISQYEEPICQHGFVDIELGDGETKRIGITRIHMEEDAGKSIHDMDTDTLVDVNRCGTPLLEIVSEPDMHSAKEAYQYLYSIWQTVKYLGICDGNMEEGSLRCDANVSVRLKGETKLGTKAELKNMNSFRNVERAIEYEIKRQIDLVEEGGAVVQETLLWNAEKNIATSMRSKEEAHDYRYFPDPDLVPVVINEEWITSARKLLPELPKARRMRFIDSFKLPAYDAEVLTQERELAEYFESTVRELTKKNEEQYKTVSNWVMTDVLRVVNETKMTITEFPVSPKNLGAMVNLLADGTISGKIAKEVFEDMLKTKEHPKTIVEKKGLVQISDTGAIEKEIDAILSKFPDEITRYRGGEAKLMGFFVGETMKVMKGKGNPKLINEILKKKLDQNI, from the coding sequence ATGTCAATCTACGATAAATACGAAGCGGTGATCGGTTTAGAAGTTCACGCGCAACTCTCGACGAAATCCAAGATCTTCTGCGGATGTTCAACGGAGTTTGGCAACTCGCCGAATTCAAATGTCTGCCCAGTCTGTTTGGGTATGCCGGGTGTTCTTCCTGTTTTAAACAAACAAGTGGTCGAGTTTGCCATTCGTCTGGGACTCGCAACGCATTGTTCCATCACTCCCAAATCTGTCTTTGCCCGTAAAAATTATTTTTATCCTGACCTTCCAAAAGGATATCAGATCTCACAGTATGAAGAACCAATTTGTCAGCATGGTTTCGTTGACATTGAATTAGGTGATGGGGAGACGAAACGGATCGGTATTACTCGAATTCATATGGAAGAAGATGCAGGCAAATCGATCCATGATATGGACACTGATACGCTTGTAGATGTGAATCGCTGCGGAACTCCGCTTTTAGAAATTGTTAGCGAACCGGATATGCACTCTGCAAAAGAGGCGTATCAATATCTCTATTCTATCTGGCAGACGGTTAAGTATCTTGGAATTTGTGATGGAAATATGGAAGAAGGAAGTCTGCGTTGCGACGCTAATGTCTCTGTCCGACTGAAAGGCGAAACAAAACTCGGAACAAAAGCTGAGTTAAAAAATATGAACTCGTTTCGTAATGTTGAACGGGCAATCGAGTATGAAATCAAACGACAGATTGACTTGGTTGAAGAAGGTGGTGCAGTTGTACAGGAGACACTGTTGTGGAATGCAGAAAAAAATATCGCCACATCGATGCGAAGCAAAGAAGAAGCGCACGATTACCGATATTTCCCTGATCCCGATCTTGTCCCTGTTGTTATTAATGAAGAATGGATTACATCTGCAAGGAAACTTCTTCCGGAACTTCCCAAAGCACGCAGAATGCGTTTTATTGATTCGTTTAAACTACCCGCATACGACGCTGAGGTGTTGACGCAGGAGAGAGAGCTTGCAGAATATTTTGAATCGACCGTTCGTGAGCTCACGAAAAAAAATGAAGAACAATATAAAACTGTCAGCAATTGGGTAATGACGGATGTTCTGCGCGTGGTGAATGAAACGAAAATGACCATCACGGAATTTCCTGTGTCGCCAAAAAACCTGGGCGCTATGGTAAACCTGTTGGCAGATGGGACGATCAGTGGAAAGATCGCCAAAGAAGTATTTGAGGATATGCTGAAGACAAAAGAGCATCCCAAAACCATTGTTGAGAAAAAAGGGCTTGTTCAGATCTCGGATACTGGAGCAATTGAGAAGGAGATTGATGCGATTCTCTCTAAGTTTCCAGATGAAATAACACGATATCGCGGCGGCGAAGCTAAATTGATGGGATTCTTTGTCGGCGAAACGATGAAAGTAATGAAGGGAAAAGGAAATCCCAAATTGATCAATGAGATTTTGAAGAAAAAACTTGATCAAAATATTTGA
- a CDS encoding isoprenylcysteine carboxylmethyltransferase family protein has protein sequence MDIRLKIFELRSYTPIPFLLVMIIFAEPTITTLLAGFVIALTGELIRFWGVSICGSETRTTGVVGATNLITDGPFGHVRNPLYVGNILMYVGCGVMSNALVPYLALAAFVWFVIQYHLIVSREEEHLRIAFGEEYGIYCRNVPRFIPRLSKYSGEHSFHREPNFSRGIQSEMRTLQAFSAVIILIVFRYFVR, from the coding sequence ATGGATATCAGATTAAAAATATTTGAACTTCGAAGCTATACACCTATTCCGTTCCTCCTTGTTATGATTATTTTTGCAGAACCAACAATCACCACACTTCTGGCCGGTTTTGTCATTGCGTTAACAGGTGAATTGATTCGATTCTGGGGAGTCTCGATCTGCGGAAGCGAAACACGCACGACAGGTGTTGTTGGCGCAACAAATTTAATTACGGACGGACCGTTTGGCCATGTTCGAAATCCGTTGTATGTAGGGAATATTCTTATGTATGTCGGTTGCGGGGTAATGTCCAATGCATTGGTACCGTATTTGGCGTTAGCAGCATTTGTATGGTTTGTTATTCAATATCACTTGATTGTTTCCCGTGAAGAAGAGCATCTGCGGATTGCGTTTGGCGAAGAATATGGAATCTATTGCAGAAATGTACCGCGATTCATCCCGAGGTTGTCAAAATATTCAGGAGAGCATTCTTTTCATCGTGAACCAAATTTTTCACGAGGAATTCAATCAGAAATGAGAACACTGCAAGCTTTTTCTGCCGTGATTATATTGATTGTTTTCCGATATTTTGTCCGGTAA
- the smc gene encoding chromosome segregation protein SMC — MYLSKLEILGFKSFANKVNLSFDAGLTAIVGPNGCGKTNVVDAIRWALGEQKPSRLRSDKMEDVIFNGTKNRKPLGMADVSLTIENTKGILPSEYKEVVITRRVFRSGESEYYLNKTLCRLKDIKDLFMDTGMGSDAYSVIELKMIETILSDKADQRRLLFEEAAGVTKYKVRRKETFTKLDHVQQDLMRVQDIVKEVQKAVNSLERQANKAEQFNLISQELRTKEIILLEREYYDITHSIEPLKEKLSSAVDEKKKISDELSSEETLLDTLREELTSLEEKLNEVQLELNEHQQKINLSQQARVKANERTNSLNEAIDRFLKEKEELQHQLPELEGRAGELATSIEQTHASVISSTAQYNEKKEELDAFTIELEKKKGEVKSKQDEVIALLHEISSKRNEYERTKARLENINGRLDYSGEENAIYTTEISKNSATVADLTAQDKDLRKKYAEAELKALNEESKKATAQQEIEEHRNSEFEIRSTIERRRSRLEFLKGLVESHEGFSEGAKYLLSNDGWKDAMHTTVADAFSTEAKYRIAIEAALGDVAGYIVVNTIDDAHRGVELLKTNDKGRATFVCLESIPHMPDDKLDIIEGGVVAWANEIVKCDTRYGSLRDFLLSGTMIVEDIQTASALVRKYFSLKCVTLDGELVTGSGILRGGSNRIEDGGMLGKKVQIEELEKEITSLSEQLDSLRKLTAEKERIVSSIDVKSLFDIAKKIEQQMTTVEMRIAQIEYEKKRMAENVQRNDSENARLRDEADSLSKELKNLQPGIEELEKKKSGAEQQSGATASELETMEVMWNEFSKVATDAQLEMMRLENEEKNFARELEYTSATIANIRNTFAQRDVDIESANRDIVRLKENLLSNANELETLDSELKEIVERKRVVQTDFNTKRTQSHDIELKLKDARRLHDTSMSRSHELEMKISELSIKAQNLVARGKEEFDYVVELKEFTGEDVFDIEAAKEEVHQMKDKIRSLGAVNFAAFDEYKTEKERLDFITTQREDLIESEKTLLQTIEEINNTAQREFLNTFEKIRENFIATFKGLFDEGDECDLQLEEGVDPLEAKIEITAKPRGKRPTSIDLLSGGEKTLTAIALLFAIYLVKPSPFCILDEVDAPLDDSNIDRFARIIRKFSDNTQFIIVTHNKRTMEAANAMYGVTMEEQGVSKLVSVRFNENKVATN; from the coding sequence ATGTATCTTTCTAAACTAGAAATTCTTGGCTTTAAATCATTCGCAAACAAGGTGAACTTGTCGTTCGATGCCGGTTTGACAGCGATTGTTGGACCAAACGGCTGCGGAAAGACAAACGTTGTTGATGCAATCCGGTGGGCACTTGGGGAACAAAAGCCCAGTCGTTTGCGAAGCGATAAAATGGAAGATGTTATTTTCAACGGCACGAAAAATCGCAAACCGCTTGGTATGGCTGATGTTTCGTTGACGATTGAAAACACTAAAGGTATTCTTCCATCTGAGTATAAAGAGGTGGTGATCACGCGTCGGGTGTTCCGTTCCGGTGAATCGGAATATTATCTGAATAAGACTCTCTGTCGTTTAAAAGATATCAAAGATCTTTTTATGGATACGGGAATGGGTTCGGATGCTTATTCCGTGATAGAGTTGAAAATGATTGAAACGATCCTGAGTGACAAGGCAGATCAACGCCGTCTGTTATTCGAGGAAGCCGCGGGTGTGACAAAATACAAAGTCCGCCGAAAAGAGACCTTTACGAAACTGGATCACGTTCAACAGGATCTGATGCGGGTGCAGGATATCGTGAAAGAAGTGCAGAAAGCAGTGAACTCTCTTGAACGACAAGCCAACAAAGCAGAACAGTTCAATCTCATCTCTCAGGAACTGCGAACAAAAGAAATCATATTGCTCGAGCGAGAGTATTATGATATCACACATTCTATCGAACCGCTGAAAGAAAAACTCAGCTCTGCCGTTGATGAAAAGAAAAAGATCAGTGATGAATTATCATCCGAAGAAACACTCCTGGACACACTTCGTGAAGAGCTGACATCGTTAGAAGAAAAGCTGAATGAAGTGCAATTGGAATTGAATGAACACCAGCAGAAGATCAATCTTTCTCAGCAAGCACGTGTAAAAGCAAATGAGCGGACGAATTCATTAAATGAAGCGATCGATCGATTCCTGAAGGAGAAAGAAGAGCTGCAGCACCAGCTTCCGGAATTGGAAGGGCGTGCCGGTGAATTGGCAACATCCATCGAACAAACACATGCGAGTGTCATCTCCTCTACTGCGCAATATAATGAGAAAAAAGAAGAGCTTGATGCGTTTACTATTGAACTGGAAAAGAAAAAAGGGGAAGTAAAATCGAAGCAAGATGAAGTGATTGCGCTTCTCCATGAAATCTCATCCAAACGAAATGAATACGAGCGGACGAAAGCTCGACTTGAAAATATCAACGGTCGTCTGGACTACTCTGGTGAAGAAAATGCAATCTACACCACTGAGATTTCAAAGAATTCGGCAACCGTTGCAGATTTAACGGCTCAGGATAAAGATCTTCGAAAAAAATATGCCGAAGCCGAACTGAAAGCCCTGAATGAAGAATCAAAAAAGGCGACAGCGCAGCAGGAGATTGAAGAACACCGAAATTCAGAATTTGAGATTCGGTCAACCATTGAGCGTCGTCGCTCCCGTTTGGAATTCTTAAAAGGACTTGTCGAAAGCCATGAAGGATTTTCGGAAGGGGCAAAATATCTTCTTTCCAATGATGGTTGGAAAGATGCAATGCACACAACCGTTGCTGATGCGTTTTCCACTGAGGCAAAATATCGGATTGCTATCGAAGCAGCGTTGGGGGATGTTGCGGGATACATTGTCGTTAACACCATTGATGATGCACATCGCGGAGTAGAATTATTGAAGACAAATGACAAAGGGAGAGCCACCTTTGTTTGTCTGGAGTCAATTCCGCATATGCCGGACGATAAATTGGATATTATCGAAGGCGGAGTAGTTGCGTGGGCAAATGAAATTGTGAAATGCGATACTCGGTATGGTTCGTTGCGAGATTTCCTCCTTTCCGGGACGATGATTGTTGAAGACATTCAAACTGCCTCTGCCCTTGTGCGAAAGTACTTCTCATTGAAATGCGTTACACTGGATGGTGAACTTGTAACGGGGTCAGGAATTTTGCGCGGTGGAAGCAACCGTATTGAAGATGGCGGAATGCTCGGTAAAAAGGTGCAGATTGAAGAACTGGAAAAAGAAATTACATCGCTTTCGGAACAATTAGATTCGCTTCGTAAACTCACTGCTGAAAAAGAAAGGATTGTCTCCTCCATTGATGTAAAATCATTGTTCGATATTGCAAAAAAAATCGAACAACAAATGACAACAGTGGAAATGCGCATTGCACAGATTGAGTATGAGAAAAAGAGGATGGCGGAGAATGTGCAGCGAAATGATTCTGAAAATGCACGATTGCGTGATGAAGCGGATTCACTGAGCAAAGAGTTGAAAAACCTCCAACCCGGCATTGAAGAACTGGAAAAGAAAAAATCTGGAGCTGAACAACAGTCCGGCGCTACGGCAAGCGAACTGGAAACAATGGAAGTGATGTGGAATGAATTCTCCAAAGTTGCCACCGATGCACAATTAGAAATGATGCGTTTAGAGAATGAAGAGAAAAATTTCGCGAGGGAATTGGAATATACCAGTGCTACCATTGCGAATATAAGAAATACGTTCGCGCAGCGTGATGTGGATATTGAAAGTGCAAACCGAGACATCGTACGATTGAAAGAGAATTTGCTTTCCAATGCAAATGAATTGGAGACACTTGATTCTGAATTGAAAGAAATTGTGGAGCGAAAACGTGTCGTGCAGACTGATTTTAACACAAAAAGAACTCAGTCGCACGACATCGAATTGAAATTGAAAGACGCGCGACGGCTGCACGATACATCGATGTCCCGCTCCCATGAGTTGGAAATGAAAATCTCCGAACTGTCGATAAAAGCGCAGAATCTCGTCGCTCGTGGTAAAGAAGAGTTTGATTATGTGGTGGAATTGAAAGAGTTCACTGGAGAAGATGTATTTGATATCGAAGCGGCAAAAGAAGAAGTGCATCAGATGAAGGATAAGATCCGCTCGCTCGGCGCGGTCAACTTTGCAGCGTTCGATGAATACAAAACGGAAAAAGAACGCCTGGACTTCATTACAACACAGCGCGAGGATTTGATAGAATCCGAAAAGACACTTTTGCAAACGATTGAAGAGATTAATAACACAGCGCAACGTGAGTTTTTAAATACGTTTGAAAAGATCCGTGAGAACTTTATTGCCACGTTTAAAGGATTATTTGATGAAGGCGATGAATGCGATCTCCAGCTGGAAGAGGGGGTCGATCCTCTTGAAGCAAAGATAGAAATCACGGCAAAGCCTCGTGGTAAACGTCCGACATCCATCGATTTGCTTTCCGGTGGAGAAAAGACTTTAACGGCGATTGCACTTCTGTTCGCAATCTATCTTGTAAAACCTTCTCCATTCTGTATCCTTGATGAAGTTGATGCTCCACTCGATGATTCGAACATCGATCGGTTTGCACGTATCATCCGAAAATTCAGTGATAATACGCAGTTCATTATTGTCACCCATAATAAACGGACGATGGAAGCAGCGAATGCGATGTACGGTGTAACAATGGAAGAACAGGGTGTATCGAAGCTCGTTTCGGTTCGGTTTAACGAAAATAAAGTGGCGACGAATTAA
- a CDS encoding glycoside hydrolase family 2 TIM barrel-domain containing protein, giving the protein MNKLLFRLSVYLFVSILVATTLFSQQLFLENGSPSHPNVLGYSSSMRSVIDLAGVWNYSLDNGITWNKVKIPAAANYEGKIVYRRKFSVTEGSISNNTFTFVSYGMNYQVEVYINETFVGKHEGGYTSFELAIPENIIQVGVENVIRVVVDNRLNYRSTFPPRAQVSGWKNYNGILRDLFIVESPKVWLDRVNVVVEAIEPKATKLQVTAILSSKELSALSQLTNKSFQLSAEIAEAANGIPIGKPVVTSVTPESNKEITTQFTLSIPSAKLWSPDTPELYTVTVSLVAVEGKKDSLLDIVSVNTGIKTLTKDKNVLLFNGAPINLRGVVWIEDSEHHGSAMTYEEMEKDVALIKNLGANVVRVGFHPPHPFFIQLCDRYGILVMEEIPNFEIPAKIIEEENYRALAVNYLKEMIERDKYNPSVIAWGLGEGSGRSSDINNNIITQLHRTSKSLDDRLTYIVSHGPDNYLTSIVDIAAISFLNVDVRTFRSRLMAFKESNPKKPIIVAGYGKAIEKENRNGYSDPQSQEAQARLIQQRFAVIKDLNIAGSLVFTFNDYRSDRPILNIKPLSPNRHTNGIVELNREKKVAYDVVHSLYHEQKISALPIGNYVPQSPYTYVVIGLVLLVIAAWLVNGNRRYRESTRRAIFNSYNFFADIRDQYTLPLFHTTLTAFIIAITFSVISSSILHHFRDSIVLDYLLSHLLPDEIKLIFIRMSWDPVLSVVYLTAVMVIWFVMLTVFIQIFAYLARVKVSLFHSYSIAVWTALPWAFFIPIGMILFRVLESEPYVPWVLGLVTIMSGWVYLRTLKGISVIYHIYTPKMYMIGCIFLLLCVGGVYAYCDYAFSLTSYAEFFVTRVFPFVN; this is encoded by the coding sequence TTGAACAAATTGCTCTTTCGATTATCAGTTTATCTTTTTGTTTCAATCCTCGTCGCAACCACTCTATTTTCCCAGCAGTTGTTTTTAGAAAATGGCTCGCCGTCGCATCCAAATGTCCTGGGGTATAGCTCCTCCATGCGTTCTGTGATTGATTTGGCTGGAGTATGGAATTATTCGCTTGATAACGGTATTACATGGAATAAAGTAAAGATCCCCGCAGCGGCGAATTATGAAGGGAAAATAGTTTATCGTCGGAAGTTTTCCGTTACGGAAGGATCAATCAGCAATAACACATTCACGTTTGTTTCATATGGGATGAATTATCAGGTTGAAGTGTATATCAACGAGACGTTCGTCGGCAAACATGAAGGGGGTTATACATCCTTCGAACTTGCTATTCCTGAGAATATCATTCAAGTCGGTGTAGAAAATGTTATTCGGGTAGTAGTGGATAATAGATTGAACTACCGTTCAACATTTCCTCCGCGAGCGCAAGTGAGCGGCTGGAAAAATTACAATGGCATACTGCGCGACCTATTTATTGTTGAATCTCCAAAAGTTTGGCTCGATCGTGTGAATGTTGTTGTTGAAGCAATCGAGCCAAAAGCAACAAAGCTGCAGGTAACGGCAATACTTTCATCAAAAGAACTTTCGGCATTATCTCAGTTGACAAATAAATCATTCCAACTCTCAGCGGAGATCGCTGAGGCCGCGAATGGAATACCCATCGGTAAACCAGTTGTAACTTCTGTTACACCAGAATCAAATAAAGAAATCACCACGCAATTTACTCTTTCCATCCCCAGCGCAAAATTATGGTCACCGGATACACCGGAATTGTATACAGTAACAGTCTCGCTGGTTGCTGTGGAAGGAAAAAAAGATTCGTTATTAGATATTGTCTCGGTCAACACGGGAATCAAAACGCTGACAAAAGATAAGAATGTTCTTCTCTTTAACGGCGCACCGATCAATCTGCGAGGTGTTGTATGGATTGAAGATTCTGAACATCACGGCAGTGCGATGACGTATGAAGAGATGGAAAAAGATGTTGCATTGATCAAGAATCTTGGCGCGAATGTTGTCCGTGTGGGATTCCATCCGCCGCATCCTTTTTTTATCCAATTATGTGACCGATATGGTATCCTGGTAATGGAAGAGATACCCAACTTTGAAATTCCGGCAAAAATTATTGAAGAAGAAAATTATCGCGCATTGGCAGTGAATTATTTGAAAGAAATGATTGAACGGGATAAATATAATCCTTCTGTTATTGCTTGGGGATTAGGGGAAGGATCTGGTCGCTCATCCGATATTAATAATAATATTATTACGCAATTACATCGTACATCAAAATCGCTGGATGATCGTCTTACCTATATTGTGTCTCACGGTCCTGATAACTATTTGACCTCTATTGTTGATATCGCTGCGATAAGTTTTTTGAATGTGGATGTGAGAACATTTCGCTCTCGCTTGATGGCTTTCAAAGAGTCCAATCCAAAAAAGCCGATCATTGTTGCCGGATATGGGAAAGCTATTGAAAAAGAAAACCGCAACGGTTACAGTGACCCTCAATCACAAGAAGCACAGGCGCGTTTGATTCAACAACGATTTGCCGTCATTAAAGATTTGAATATTGCTGGTTCATTGGTTTTTACGTTCAATGACTACCGAAGTGACCGTCCGATTTTGAATATAAAACCACTTTCGCCAAACCGACATACCAACGGAATTGTAGAGCTGAACCGGGAAAAGAAAGTGGCGTATGATGTTGTACATTCTTTATACCACGAACAAAAAATCTCCGCACTTCCTATCGGTAATTATGTGCCGCAATCGCCGTATACCTATGTAGTGATCGGACTTGTGTTATTAGTTATTGCCGCATGGCTAGTGAATGGTAACCGTCGATACCGTGAAAGCACTCGACGAGCCATCTTCAATTCCTATAATTTTTTTGCAGACATACGGGATCAATATACATTACCATTATTCCATACGACACTCACAGCATTCATTATTGCGATAACATTTTCCGTGATCAGCTCGAGCATACTTCATCACTTCCGTGACAGCATTGTCTTGGATTATTTGCTTTCACATCTTCTGCCTGATGAGATTAAACTGATTTTTATCAGAATGTCTTGGGATCCAGTGTTGAGTGTTGTGTATTTAACTGCGGTAATGGTGATATGGTTCGTGATGTTGACAGTATTCATTCAAATATTTGCATACCTTGCTCGTGTCAAAGTGAGTCTTTTCCATTCTTATTCCATCGCAGTCTGGACAGCGCTTCCGTGGGCGTTCTTTATTCCCATAGGAATGATTCTCTTCCGTGTGCTTGAAAGTGAACCGTATGTCCCGTGGGTGTTGGGACTGGTGACAATCATGTCCGGGTGGGTATATCTCCGGACATTAAAGGGAATTTCCGTTATTTACCATATCTATACTCCAAAAATGTACATGATCGGATGCATCTTCTTACTGTTGTGTGTCGGCGGCGTGTATGCTTATTGCGATTACGCATTTTCGCTGACATCATACGCTGAGTTTTTTGTCACGCGTGTGTTCCCCTTTGTCAATTAA